Proteins encoded by one window of Halorubrum ruber:
- a CDS encoding winged helix-turn-helix transcriptional regulator: MTEGFDGRKRETLRRFAAVGAAAPFVGTASADDGTDENETREAIRGYVPTTPGAHFSKLRDDLRLGTGEAQYHLRKLEEAGAIESVKDADYRRFFPAGRFDATDKRALGYLRRETPRGMVLALLRDPDATGADLANALGVSRPTISAAAADLEAAGLLDRTDGYALTEPERLLTLVVRYADSFDAEAVAFADDAASLVAYDP; the protein is encoded by the coding sequence GTGACAGAGGGGTTCGACGGCCGAAAGCGGGAGACGCTCCGGCGGTTCGCAGCGGTCGGAGCCGCCGCGCCGTTCGTCGGGACCGCGAGCGCCGACGACGGGACCGACGAGAACGAGACGCGGGAGGCGATCCGCGGCTACGTGCCGACGACCCCCGGCGCGCACTTCTCGAAGCTCCGCGACGACCTCCGCCTCGGGACCGGCGAGGCGCAGTACCACCTCCGGAAGCTGGAGGAGGCGGGCGCGATCGAGTCGGTGAAGGACGCCGACTATCGGCGCTTCTTCCCCGCCGGCCGGTTCGACGCGACCGACAAGCGGGCGCTCGGCTACCTCCGTCGGGAGACGCCGCGCGGGATGGTCCTCGCGCTGCTGCGTGACCCCGACGCGACCGGCGCCGACCTCGCGAACGCGCTCGGCGTCTCCCGGCCGACGATAAGCGCCGCGGCCGCCGACCTCGAAGCCGCCGGCCTCCTCGACCGGACCGACGGCTACGCGCTGACCGAGCCGGAGCGGCTGCTCACGCTCGTCGTCCGCTACGCCGACTCCTTCGACGCCGAGGCCGTCGCGTTCGCCGACGACGCGGCGTCGCTGGTCGCGTACGATCCCTGA